The DNA sequence CCTAGGGGATATCACGCTCCTGGAAGCTTCACAGGGAATCAATCCTTTTCTGTTGCCAGTCCTTCCCTCTGAAATAACCTCCCCTTAATTGTTAGGCAAGTTCCCTCACTGTTCATTTTTAAATCTAGATTTATTATTTGGCTATTGACCGCTACTGTATAGTCATTTCTTTCAATTGACTGTTTTAACTGTCTTTGTTGTTGTCCCATTGCTATACATGAATCCCTTTATTATAGTTGTACAGTAAAATAATAAAGCTGTATTCAGGGCCGCTGAAGGTCAGGATGATAAGGACACCATCAGAATGAAACTGAAATGTCAACATTCAGTAATAAACGTGAAAACTTTGAACTGAAATAGAATGTGGTGTGACAGTAAGTCACAAGACATTAAGTGATAGGCACCATCAAAATTAAACTAAAGAGTCCACTTTTATCGAATTTATTAACATAAtagtttaatattgtatgtccGTAAGAATGGTGAAGTCTTCCTTAAAACATCACCTATAGGTTTTTACAATGGGAGCACTTAAGTGCTATCAAAGATTTATCCAATGTAATTTCTATTATTGTCAGTGGGACAACTTTTTGAAATATGAATAAActgcccaatttcgttgtatctcACCATACAATGACGATAAATCTTATCTTAACTTGACGTCCAGCAGTGTCCCTGAACGGATTCTGTTGAACCATGAAGGTTATCTGGTGATATCAGCAATGGCTTTCTATTGTGTATATTGTTTGCATttgtataaatacatatatttttattacATCATCGATACAAAAATTAGTACGGTACAAACAACGCTCTGCCTTTCCGAGGAACTTAAAGAACATGAAACAGCTCATGCACATTTTGTATTATCCATCCAAATAAAAGTTCATTTTGTCCATCTTCAAGAAACACAACATCAAATTATAAGTGCTGCAAGATGGAGAGTTACAGCACATGAAGATGCATTGATAAATTCTCATTGTCTCTTAGCAGCAAGCTCTCTTAGGATTCAGAAGGTAACGCCATGCTGCTAGTAGCAAGCTCTCTGACCATCAGCGATAAGTCCATGGTCCTCCTGCACAGGGGGCACGTCCCAAAATTCTCAGTGACCCTGATCGCACACCcgcgacacaaacaacagtggcCACAAGAGAGAGAGATGATGGGTTTCTCGCTCATGCATACCACACAGgtcgcttcttctcctccttcttcAAAAGAGAAAGTACCATGAGTTTCATCACAATCATGTCAATTGTTTTCCTGAAGACAGACTTCCCACCTGTTGTCAACAGCAACTGGTTGTGATGGGAGAAGTCATCAGATATCATGGAGTTTGTATCAGAAAGAGACGAGGGGAGACTCTGACGTGACCTCATGGTGAAACACATCAAGCGTTTCTCAGAACCTGTCACAAAACGTACAAAAAGGTGGATTCTCATCAATGAGGTGGCTATTCAAATAACTACATAATTTGTGTTCATACTAAGGCCGGGGGGCTATTTGTGGTTCAACAGAGTATCATAATTTGAACAAATGTCATGGCACATGTCATTTGCCTGCATTGTAATGGCCTTTATTCTCATTCCATTTTCTGTACGTGAcccttggaagaaaaaaatatttcaggcTACATGGCCAACATGAGACTTACCCAAGAGAGTAATGGCGCATGTCTGTCCATAAAGGTCAAACATGGCCCACAGAGGCTGCCCGAGCGTCACTCCATCTAATAGCTTGTGCTTCTGGACGTTCTGGTTGGAAACATACAAGCGGCCCGATCTTGACACCCAGAACTCAAACTCTGATCCTGCCTTGCAGAACTCCTCATGTATGGGAGCCACCCAGTGCCCGTGGGTGCCTTTACGGTCAGAGATGGCCACACTGGGCAGGGGCAGAGATCGGGAGTCTGGAGGAACGCTGGTTAAGCCCACTCTCATGGTTCCGTCCCATGAGGCAGAATTGGCCTCAATTCGCAGCCGAATCCGCTCCTGGACGCTCACGCGACGATTGCTGAACAAAAGGCCGTCTTTGAAGCTGTCGTTTGATCTCTTTGCATGGCGACACCCTTGACTCAGGTGGACCTTGTCTCCTACAGCCCGGTGATGGAACGTCAGAAGACTGAGTCTTGGGAGACAACTCTTAGACTTAACATCTGCAAAGGAAAAATACGATACATTATGCAACAAATGATTGGATACAACTCCAAATGTCACTTTCAAAAAGATCCATTATAAAATCTACAAATCCAATATGAAAATTAATAAAGTGGAGAAAAAAATTGTTCTTTGAAAACAGCACACAGTGTACTGCTACGTACTAAACCATAAAGTAGGGAAAATCCAACATCAGATCAAGGTCTCTTGCTAGAAGTCATAACGAAAGTTAGAGATTCTCTTTTTTCTAGTCAGTGGACTTTGGACTTTCACTATTGACAAATAGTGCAGAATGTCAGAATAGAATTATCCCAACCCATAACTACCTAAAGGAAAATTATGAAAATAACGATGAGATTATCATTTGTGGAAGTTCATGCTGTCTTCATTTTTCgtttactttttttgtttgtttattatttttaagaatTCTTTCAGCCAGACAGAGAAAAGTTTTACCTTTAAACTTTTCATGTTTCATGTAAATGGGAAATTTTTTAAGAATCtttaaaaatagtaaatgaaGGGAATAATTTGCACTAATTCCAGCAACTCAAATGACAAAAGTCTGTCATGGCTACTGATGATTTCAGGACCTCTTTTGTGGTGTCAAAAGACCTCATAGCTCTCTACTGCAAATTTTGAAAGCAGGAGGGTCAATCTGGGGGGAATAATGGGAAAACTTTCTGGGGACCCCAAATACATAGGGGGCCCCCGCAAAGCCCACCACCCCACAATTTAGAAattaaagcggcatcatatgcttttcttttgtcccccataatgactgtGTATAAAAGCGTCCTTTATTCAgtcatgtccgtcttgatcacgTTCTGTCTTTTCTTTGTGTTAATTGTACGACACTATTTGCCTGgtggatggacatgcgatcaacacaccacttttctccccagtgaccgtgtcacatatcctTCCGCCgagcaaagcggtgccgcacaacagcagtccacagcctttttgcgatcaagtcatcacaaaaatcacgtaaaaatccatagatatgcCGCACCAGACtacaagccgcagggttcaaaacttaAGCAAAAAGTTGCGGCtcgtagtccggaaattacggtattcataTTCAGAATATGTGCATTATTTCAACGGCCGTGCGTCATACTAgaagtgtttgttttgtttacaatacTTGCCGCATGAGAGGAACAAAAAGCTAATGTGGAATGAAGTGATTaaaggttttattttgaagatgatgaagaaagacaaaaacaataacactaacacagttaaaaaaaaactacaacacAGTTTACATTTATCAAATTACATTCATTTTGATATGTGGTATAATGTATTTACTGAGATACAAATTCCAAACTCACCAGCTGTCTCAAGATCCATCATCATGTAGTTGTAGTTTGTAGACGAGTTCATCTGCTTTGGTGAAAGTGAAAGCATGCAAGTGCATTTATACCATGAGCGCACGTGATTTCAAACAGTGACCCAAACATCTGAAAGGTGGAGAAATGGGAAGAGAGGGAGATAatcgtgtgtgtttgcgtgtgtgtgtgcgtgcgtgtgtgtgtttacgtgTGTGTGCAGGCACGTGGACTTGTGAAGTTTATAAACAGTTTAACAGCTCCTGCTTGTCACGTGCTGAGGATGTGAGTCAGATCAACTGAATCATTTCGAAAATGAAAGTGCGATAAGAAGTTTAAATGGTATCACTGGATTTAAAAAGTTACTCATTTACTATGTGTTATCAACATTGACTGTTTCTGTGGTTTGAAGAGTAAGCCCAGTTTTATCaaaatcatcgggcagtaggcgggggacaccctgcgtgtgtgccagccaatcgcagggcacacagagacaaacaaccattcgcactcgcactcacacctagggacaatttggagtgatcaatcggcctaccaagcatgttttggggatgtgggaggaaaccggagtgcccggagaaaacccacgcgggctcggggagaacatgcaaactccgcacagggagggccggaggtggaatcgaacccgcaccctcctaaaatATTGCCAAATCAAAACCAACAATTTTCTCTGCTGTAGGTGCTTTGTGTTTCAGCATCacattgggttttttttgtttttttttcccagaataCGACTCTAGGCCCAGATATCAGATTTCTCTTTATTTACACATTGACTGACCAGGTTGTTCTCTTTGTTCGTTGAACAAACATCATATTCGCATGACCGTGTGGGCATCATTTAAGTGCTCATTGTCACTGCTGCAGATGGTTTGAGTATGCTTCATTATTGAGCTACCTGAGCATTGTACTTTAATGCATCTGGGACACAATGGCGGTACCGACAGATGTGAGTTAAGAAAAAGAGGCGAGGACTCGGGATTAGTGCGCCTAACCGCAAATT is a window from the Syngnathus scovelli strain Florida chromosome 2, RoL_Ssco_1.2, whole genome shotgun sequence genome containing:
- the LOC125988326 gene encoding E3 ubiquitin-protein ligase NEURL3-like, with the translated sequence MLSLSPKQMNSSTNYNYMMMDLETADVKSKSCLPRLSLLTFHHRAVGDKVHLSQGCRHAKRSNDSFKDGLLFSNRRVSVQERIRLRIEANSASWDGTMRVGLTSVPPDSRSLPLPSVAISDRKGTHGHWVAPIHEEFCKAGSEFEFWVSRSGRLYVSNQNVQKHKLLDGVTLGQPLWAMFDLYGQTCAITLLGSEKRLMCFTMRSRQSLPSSLSDTNSMISDDFSHHNQLLLTTEGGEEATCVVCMSEKPIISLSCGHCCLCRGCAIRVTENFGTCPLCRRTMDLSLMVRELATSSMALPSES